A single genomic interval of Peribacillus sp. FSL H8-0477 harbors:
- the csrA gene encoding carbon storage regulator CsrA translates to MLVLTRKVNESIMIGDDIELTVLSVDGEQIKLGINAPKQVEIHRKEIYLAIQQENGDALKSEATILTSLSEYFKKKN, encoded by the coding sequence ATGCTTGTACTTACAAGGAAGGTAAATGAATCGATTATGATTGGTGACGATATTGAACTTACCGTGCTCTCCGTTGACGGTGAGCAAATCAAACTCGGAATCAACGCACCCAAGCAGGTAGAAATCCACCGCAAAGAAATCTACCTCGCCATTCAGCAAGAAAATGGTGACGCATTGAAATCTGAAGCTACTATCCTCACCAGCCTCAGTGAATATTTTAAGAAAAAAAATTAA
- the fliW gene encoding flagellar assembly protein FliW, with protein MNIQTKFHGDTEISNEGIYTFENGMPGFLDEIQFVILPLEDTSLLVLQSVSTLEVAFIITSPFEVFPEYNVKLTDDVLASLQIEAEEEVLVYTILTVREPFAKTTANLQAPIVINNKKRLAKQYITNDTTFSMRQLLIPDQEGK; from the coding sequence ATGAACATTCAAACCAAATTCCATGGCGATACGGAGATATCAAATGAAGGTATTTACACATTTGAAAACGGCATGCCTGGATTCCTTGATGAAATACAATTCGTGATCCTGCCTTTAGAAGATACATCATTACTAGTCTTACAATCGGTATCAACGCTTGAGGTAGCCTTTATTATCACAAGTCCATTTGAAGTGTTTCCTGAATATAATGTCAAACTGACTGACGATGTGCTGGCATCGCTGCAAATTGAAGCGGAGGAAGAGGTTTTAGTCTATACCATTTTAACGGTGAGAGAACCGTTTGCTAAAACCACGGCTAACTTACAGGCTCCAATCGTCATTAATAACAAAAAGAGACTAGCCAAACAATACATCACCAATGACACTACCTTCTCCATGCGCCAGCTGCTGATACCTGATCAGGAGGGGAAATAA
- the flgK gene encoding flagellar hook-associated protein FlgK yields MISSFMGLETAKRAMSTAQSALYTTGQNVANANTPGYSRQRVNLSQTTSFPAVGMNNPMIPGQIGTGVQADSVQRIRESFLDAQYRGQNHKIGYYGSMSESLGKIEGIMDESGSSGLQGVLSKFWNSLQDLTSNTDNSGAREVAAASGQTVADTLNYYHSSLTSVQSDIKDQINVTAEQINTLVGNIEKLNKEISTIEPHGYLPNDLYDQRDLLVDELSGLINIKVTKVQPDNYGIAKDIAEGLYNIEVVANDGKSYSPPINLVGANKTGMLGTTKAEVKYEKGKDPAMVTGVKFGNQELSEYKFSGKLAGLIESHGYISQVGGVDTVQGIYPDMLKNLNNMTEAFATEFNKIHSEGYGLGKTEKSNLDFFKFDTGNAAKTLVVNPEILKNPSLIAAGEKSGASGDNSNAKLLAELKSVDFSEYKFYKIAGNILPEGLTGNLDSFYAGVIGKLGVVSQGAQKDLSNSITLSESVEKNRQSVSAVSLDEEMTDMIKFQHAYNAAARNITMVDEMLDKIINGLGTGGR; encoded by the coding sequence ATGATATCAAGTTTTATGGGGCTAGAGACCGCAAAGCGTGCGATGTCAACGGCACAAAGCGCCTTATATACAACTGGACAAAACGTCGCGAACGCAAATACACCAGGCTATTCGCGACAACGAGTCAATCTATCACAAACCACCTCTTTTCCGGCCGTTGGAATGAATAATCCAATGATTCCAGGACAAATTGGGACAGGTGTACAAGCTGATTCCGTTCAACGGATCAGAGAAAGTTTTCTTGATGCCCAATACCGTGGTCAAAATCATAAAATTGGCTATTACGGCTCCATGAGTGAATCACTGGGTAAAATTGAAGGGATTATGGACGAATCAGGAAGCAGCGGTCTCCAAGGCGTGCTGTCTAAGTTTTGGAATTCCCTACAGGATTTAACCAGCAATACCGATAATTCAGGTGCGAGAGAAGTAGCTGCGGCAAGTGGACAGACTGTTGCAGATACGTTGAATTACTACCATAGTTCGCTTACCTCTGTCCAATCGGATATTAAAGATCAAATAAATGTTACAGCTGAACAAATCAATACCCTGGTCGGTAATATTGAAAAGCTGAACAAAGAAATATCCACCATTGAACCCCATGGCTACCTGCCAAATGACTTATATGATCAGCGTGACCTACTGGTGGACGAATTGTCGGGATTAATCAATATCAAGGTGACAAAAGTTCAGCCCGATAACTACGGTATTGCAAAAGATATCGCAGAGGGTCTCTATAACATAGAAGTCGTAGCCAATGACGGCAAATCCTACTCCCCTCCTATCAACCTGGTTGGAGCTAATAAAACAGGGATGCTCGGAACGACTAAAGCAGAAGTAAAATATGAAAAAGGTAAAGATCCAGCAATGGTAACTGGCGTCAAATTTGGTAATCAAGAACTCTCAGAATATAAGTTTTCCGGGAAACTTGCCGGTTTGATTGAGAGTCATGGGTATATAAGTCAGGTTGGTGGGGTAGATACCGTTCAAGGAATCTATCCGGATATGCTGAAGAACCTAAATAATATGACCGAGGCATTTGCGACTGAGTTTAATAAGATTCATAGTGAGGGATATGGTTTAGGGAAGACGGAAAAATCTAATTTAGACTTTTTTAAATTTGATACAGGCAATGCGGCTAAAACGCTTGTTGTTAATCCAGAAATTCTAAAGAATCCTTCATTAATTGCAGCAGGGGAAAAAAGCGGGGCATCTGGTGATAATAGTAATGCGAAATTACTTGCCGAGTTAAAGTCGGTGGACTTCAGCGAGTATAAATTCTACAAAATTGCCGGTAATATCTTACCTGAAGGTCTGACTGGCAATCTTGATTCCTTCTATGCAGGTGTTATTGGCAAGCTCGGGGTTGTATCGCAAGGAGCTCAAAAGGATTTATCTAATTCCATCACTCTTTCTGAATCGGTAGAAAAGAACCGTCAGTCAGTCAGTGCAGTTTCATTAGATGAAGAAATGACAGACATGATTAAATTCCAGCACGCCTATAATGCGGCTGCACGTAATATAACCATGGTAGATGAAATGCTTGATAAAATCATAAACGGATTGGGCACTGGCGGCCGATAA
- a CDS encoding DUF6470 family protein, translating into MQIPQIRMESTFIKLGLDIQKPNQRIEQPQAIQTIEQPKAIVQMQTTPGRLTIDQTKAREDVDLKSVFRRTEEAAQSGYRDWMSGLARRSQQGTQLKNIQYKGNTIAHQAKANSAREVKQFNIGWLPSHFSVRTDYQPSQLHIDVQVQKPNIQVQTQKPIHEYTPGKVTPEVLEKYQLEIDFVTV; encoded by the coding sequence ATGCAGATTCCGCAAATTCGAATGGAGTCTACCTTTATCAAACTTGGTTTGGATATTCAAAAACCGAACCAGCGGATTGAACAGCCTCAGGCCATCCAAACAATCGAGCAACCAAAAGCCATCGTCCAGATGCAGACGACACCAGGCAGGCTGACGATCGACCAGACGAAGGCTCGCGAAGATGTTGATTTAAAGAGTGTATTTCGGAGAACAGAAGAAGCAGCACAAAGCGGCTATCGTGACTGGATGTCTGGTCTCGCGAGAAGATCGCAGCAGGGAACGCAACTAAAAAACATACAATATAAAGGTAATACTATTGCTCATCAAGCAAAAGCAAACAGTGCACGTGAGGTGAAGCAGTTCAACATCGGCTGGCTGCCTTCACATTTCAGTGTTCGAACGGATTACCAGCCATCACAACTGCATATTGATGTTCAAGTGCAGAAACCGAATATCCAGGTCCAAACGCAAAAGCCGATTCATGAATACACACCAGGAAAAGTCACTCCAGAGGTGTTAGAGAAATACCAATTAGAAATAGATTTTGTAACTGTATAG
- a CDS encoding glycosyltransferase, whose product MKPFLSLCMIVKNEEKVLRRCLESVIGIVDEIIIIDTGSTDGTKEIANEFTSLVFDYKWEDDFSKGRNHAASKATGEWILVLDADEFVERESFKNFKNELKENLIDKNILAVKILNFLGIDGKETLLNYHERIYMNNGKIKYHRTIHEMLKHNDSLEKVGIANLQVYHSGYMTAEKREKNKSQRNLKLLNKKTHKEAIDYYFLGNEYSALGELSKAIDFYKKGYQLKNSITYEWVPKLLVRLIFCLHAEKRYTEALDIIIPSEEVFIELVDFKYLKGKIYQSQRKNKEAIKVFETILSQKDKLKTDSSIDYLEYLPHKHLGELYEKEKLYQDAVHHYSKTLSVNDSDDYTWTRLINLLAKHSSKEQLVEFLYKNILIKNKMSHTRLIKVLLNVPNNEVLKLINLFYKELDIPVIEKESLKLKMHLIGGQYSEIIEIINLKSVSELSRILHTDIFSIIDFIILTIEQNEEKYRTLLLNLNTDKSIKKLINTLFFNKSKKLSLIEESLFIGIYKRAIVVEAEKSTVLMKLKKEILSLDGKKELKRELREYDLGL is encoded by the coding sequence ATGAAACCATTTTTATCTCTATGTATGATTGTGAAGAACGAAGAAAAGGTCCTCAGAAGATGCTTAGAGTCTGTAATTGGGATTGTGGATGAAATTATAATAATTGATACAGGATCAACTGATGGAACTAAGGAAATTGCTAATGAATTTACAAGTTTAGTTTTTGATTATAAATGGGAAGACGACTTTTCAAAAGGACGTAATCATGCAGCTTCTAAAGCAACAGGAGAATGGATTCTTGTTTTAGACGCTGATGAATTTGTAGAAAGAGAGAGTTTTAAAAATTTTAAAAATGAACTTAAGGAAAACTTAATAGATAAAAATATTTTAGCAGTTAAAATACTAAATTTTTTAGGTATTGATGGTAAAGAGACATTGTTAAATTATCATGAAAGAATCTATATGAACAATGGAAAAATTAAGTATCATCGAACTATACACGAAATGTTAAAGCATAATGATTCGCTGGAAAAAGTGGGGATTGCTAATTTACAAGTTTATCATTCTGGTTATATGACAGCTGAAAAGAGAGAAAAAAATAAGTCTCAACGTAATTTAAAATTATTAAATAAAAAAACACATAAAGAAGCGATTGACTATTATTTTTTAGGTAATGAGTATTCGGCTTTAGGAGAGTTAAGCAAAGCTATAGACTTTTATAAGAAAGGTTATCAGCTGAAAAATAGTATTACTTATGAATGGGTACCAAAATTATTAGTTAGATTGATTTTTTGTTTACATGCAGAAAAACGTTATACTGAAGCACTTGATATAATTATACCCAGTGAAGAGGTATTTATAGAACTAGTTGATTTTAAATACTTAAAAGGGAAAATATATCAAAGTCAAAGAAAGAATAAGGAAGCAATCAAAGTTTTTGAAACAATATTATCACAAAAAGATAAACTTAAAACAGATTCCAGCATAGATTACTTAGAATATTTACCACATAAACATCTTGGAGAGTTATATGAGAAAGAAAAGCTATATCAGGATGCTGTTCATCATTATTCAAAAACATTATCTGTAAATGATTCAGATGATTATACTTGGACGAGACTGATTAATTTATTAGCTAAACATTCTTCAAAGGAACAATTGGTAGAGTTTTTATATAAAAATATCCTGATTAAAAATAAAATGTCTCATACAAGATTAATTAAAGTATTACTGAATGTTCCCAATAATGAAGTTCTAAAATTGATAAATTTGTTTTATAAAGAACTAGATATACCAGTAATTGAAAAAGAATCCTTAAAATTAAAAATGCATTTAATTGGAGGTCAATACTCTGAAATTATAGAAATCATAAATCTAAAGTCCGTATCAGAACTATCTCGTATATTGCATACAGATATATTTAGTATTATAGATTTCATAATTTTAACAATTGAACAGAATGAAGAGAAATATAGGACTTTACTTTTAAACTTAAATACAGATAAATCAATAAAAAAATTAATAAATACTTTATTCTTTAATAAAAGTAAAAAGCTATCTTTAATAGAAGAGAGTCTGTTTATTGGAATTTATAAACGAGCTATTGTAGTTGAAGCGGAGAAAAGTACTGTATTAATGAAACTAAAAAAAGAAATACTGAGTCTTGATGGAAAGAAAGAGTTAAAAAGAGAATTGAGAGAGTATGATCTTGGATTATAA
- a CDS encoding CDP-glycerol glycerophosphotransferase family protein yields MSLSEKYVIGFFVETTFHYYVYESIINELLELGLSCHIVINDNFKKDKETIIMYQDLKDYLEKLERTDIEVYTVSAIRENQYIYDCMVSPYYSPWLKGISKKHVRALYGMLAKGYWNYAWWNVFYDKILCYSHYDYARLNIYNNCSIVGNPKFDNWFKRKIPNISEVKENLTLEKEKKNILYAPTYGHLSSIDKWIKEINGLQNDYNVIIKLHHGTAFRDSETYRREYINQNFINISVEPNDLLALFEISDFVITDNSGMIFESMLVEKDVLLLNCDNQQQVKENNDEFILRSTIKNINKDQNIYSILKDKELFEKQKINVKKAINNVYTLKDGNSGKRASVEILNLLSDDKEYENEFLISLRLQIFGA; encoded by the coding sequence ATGAGCTTAAGTGAAAAATATGTTATTGGCTTTTTTGTAGAGACAACATTTCACTATTACGTATATGAATCTATAATAAATGAATTACTAGAATTAGGTTTAAGTTGTCATATTGTGATAAATGATAATTTTAAAAAGGATAAAGAAACTATTATTATGTATCAAGATTTAAAAGATTATCTTGAAAAATTAGAAAGAACTGATATTGAAGTTTATACTGTTTCAGCCATTAGAGAAAATCAATATATTTATGATTGTATGGTAAGTCCATATTATTCTCCATGGTTAAAAGGAATTTCTAAAAAACATGTACGGGCGCTATATGGAATGTTAGCAAAAGGATACTGGAATTATGCTTGGTGGAATGTTTTTTATGACAAAATACTTTGCTATAGTCACTATGATTATGCAAGATTAAATATTTACAATAATTGTTCAATAGTTGGTAATCCGAAATTTGATAATTGGTTTAAAAGAAAAATTCCAAATATTAGTGAAGTAAAGGAAAATTTAACGTTGGAAAAAGAAAAAAAAAATATTTTGTATGCACCTACTTACGGTCATTTGAGCTCGATTGATAAGTGGATAAAAGAGATTAATGGATTGCAAAACGATTATAATGTAATTATAAAATTGCATCATGGTACAGCTTTTAGAGATAGTGAAACGTATAGAAGAGAGTATATTAATCAAAATTTTATAAATATATCTGTGGAACCTAATGACTTATTGGCTCTTTTTGAAATTTCTGATTTTGTAATTACTGATAATAGTGGTATGATTTTCGAATCAATGTTAGTTGAAAAAGATGTTTTATTATTAAATTGTGATAATCAACAACAAGTAAAAGAAAATAATGACGAGTTCATTTTAAGAAGTACTATAAAAAATATAAATAAAGACCAAAATATATATAGTATACTAAAAGATAAAGAGTTATTTGAGAAACAAAAGATAAATGTGAAAAAAGCAATTAATAATGTTTATACATTAAAAGACGGAAATTCAGGTAAAAGAGCATCAGTCGAAATTTTGAATTTATTAAGTGATGATAAAGAATATGAAAATGAATTTCTTATCAGTCTAAGATTACAAATTTTTGGAGCGTAA
- the flgL gene encoding flagellar hook-associated protein FlgL: MRVTQSMLSNNMVNNLSKSYEHLAKLQEQINTQKKYTKPSDDPVAAMLGMGYRTELNQIEQFSRNIGEANNWVDTTDSTLSQAVSALQRARELTVQASTGTLTADQRKSISEELIQIKEHLTDLGDTQVGGKYIFNGIDTNVKPSIDKKYGEGEIKLEVFSGISIQINTNGQKLFGDTLGKDGSIQKTIDDLTNNEGSIDDRLKDLDGTIDLFLSVQAQVGARQNRVDLMSDRLKQQEVFATEILSKNEDIDIEKAILNLTTQESIHNAALSVGAKIIQPTLLDFLR; the protein is encoded by the coding sequence ATGCGCGTAACACAATCGATGCTTTCCAATAATATGGTGAATAACCTAAGCAAAAGCTATGAACATCTTGCTAAGCTTCAAGAGCAAATAAATACGCAGAAGAAATACACGAAGCCTTCGGACGACCCAGTAGCTGCAATGCTTGGCATGGGCTACCGGACCGAATTAAACCAGATTGAGCAATTCAGCCGGAATATCGGTGAGGCGAATAACTGGGTGGACACGACAGATTCGACTCTCTCTCAGGCTGTTTCCGCACTACAGCGGGCCAGAGAATTAACTGTTCAGGCAAGCACTGGAACACTTACTGCTGATCAGCGGAAGAGTATCTCAGAAGAACTAATCCAGATAAAAGAGCATTTAACCGATCTTGGAGACACCCAAGTTGGCGGTAAGTATATATTTAATGGAATTGATACGAATGTAAAGCCATCGATTGACAAGAAGTACGGTGAAGGTGAAATTAAGTTAGAGGTATTTTCAGGGATTTCCATCCAAATTAATACGAATGGACAAAAACTCTTTGGAGATACACTCGGTAAGGATGGCAGCATCCAGAAAACAATTGACGACCTGACTAACAACGAAGGTTCAATTGATGACAGGCTCAAAGACCTTGATGGTACAATCGATTTATTTCTTTCTGTACAGGCTCAGGTAGGTGCCCGTCAAAACCGAGTAGATTTGATGAGTGACCGTCTGAAACAGCAAGAAGTCTTTGCTACAGAGATCCTTTCCAAGAATGAAGACATTGATATCGAAAAAGCAATTCTTAATCTTACTACACAGGAAAGCATTCATAACGCCGCCCTTAGTGTCGGAGCAAAAATCATCCAGCCAACGCTGTTGGACTTTTTACGATGA
- a CDS encoding EscU/YscU/HrcU family type III secretion system export apparatus switch protein, translating into MNQINRKKVNGPSAAVLRYDEAQDKMPSIIAHGSGQVAGKIIELAKKNNIHMEEDASLVANLLDVDLGDGVPPQLYAVIAEIFILLEEMEKSY; encoded by the coding sequence ATGAACCAAATTAATCGAAAGAAAGTAAATGGTCCAAGTGCGGCTGTCCTCCGTTATGATGAAGCCCAAGATAAAATGCCTTCTATTATCGCCCATGGCAGTGGTCAAGTGGCTGGGAAAATTATAGAACTGGCAAAAAAGAATAACATCCATATGGAGGAAGACGCATCACTAGTTGCTAATCTTTTAGATGTGGATCTAGGAGACGGTGTTCCCCCACAATTATATGCTGTTATTGCTGAAATCTTTATTTTGCTCGAAGAGATGGAAAAATCCTATTGA
- the hag gene encoding flagellin Hag has protein sequence MIINHNIAALNTHRQLGSATNAQSKSMEKLASGMKINKAGDDAAGLAISEKMRGQIRGLDQASRNAQDGISLIQTAEGALNETHDILQRMRELAVQSSNDSNTDTDRGELQKEVDELANEITRISNNTEFNTKKLLTGAANSASTVSGADSLTFHIGANADQNINLNIEAMDAATLGVAASAAGTNAAASGTDLAKTSGGIAINTKSDANTAITAINSAIETVSAQRSKLGAYQNRLEHTINNLGTSSENLTAAESRIRDVDMAKEMMEQTKNSILSQAAQAMLAQANQQPQGVLQLLR, from the coding sequence ATGATTATCAATCACAATATCGCAGCTCTTAACACACACCGTCAATTAGGTAGTGCTACTAACGCACAATCTAAATCTATGGAGAAATTAGCTTCAGGTATGAAAATTAATAAAGCTGGAGACGATGCTGCAGGATTAGCAATCTCTGAAAAAATGCGTGGACAAATTCGTGGGTTGGATCAAGCATCTCGTAATGCTCAAGATGGTATTTCTTTGATCCAAACTGCTGAGGGTGCTTTAAATGAAACTCATGATATCTTACAACGTATGCGTGAGCTGGCTGTTCAGTCTTCAAATGATAGCAACACTGATACTGATCGTGGAGAGCTTCAAAAAGAGGTTGACGAATTAGCTAATGAAATTACAAGAATCTCTAATAATACAGAATTCAATACCAAAAAGCTATTAACAGGAGCTGCTAATAGTGCAAGCACAGTCTCAGGTGCTGATAGTTTAACTTTCCATATTGGTGCTAATGCAGATCAGAATATTAATTTAAATATTGAAGCTATGGATGCAGCCACTTTAGGAGTAGCAGCATCAGCAGCCGGAACAAATGCAGCAGCATCTGGCACGGATCTAGCAAAAACATCCGGTGGTATAGCAATTAATACAAAATCTGATGCCAATACAGCTATTACAGCAATTAATAGCGCTATTGAAACGGTATCTGCTCAACGCTCTAAGTTAGGTGCTTACCAAAATCGCTTAGAACATACTATTAATAACTTAGGTACTTCTTCTGAAAATCTAACAGCTGCCGAATCACGTATTAGGGATGTGGATATGGCAAAAGAAATGATGGAGCAAACTAAAAACTCTATTCTTTCTCAAGCAGCACAAGCTATGTTAGCTCAAGCTAACCAACAGCCTCAAGGTGTACTACAGTTGTTACGTTAA
- the fliS gene encoding flagellar export chaperone FliS, which produces MDILTKEILYKKTSQELTALLYEALLDHLEAAKLLIIKNQFLKANEKLQRCNDILQRLGVGLKYEAGPIAEQLDGIYNYLAKQIILANRKKDYVLIEEVLQVLVPIVQAWNKAMKMNHAAPSESARKLSTYESQIMRQTNS; this is translated from the coding sequence ATGGACATCCTGACGAAAGAAATTTTATATAAAAAGACATCACAGGAGCTTACTGCTCTTTTATATGAAGCGTTACTAGATCATCTTGAAGCAGCCAAGCTGTTGATCATCAAGAATCAATTTTTAAAAGCAAATGAAAAGTTGCAGCGATGTAATGATATCCTTCAACGACTCGGGGTCGGTCTTAAGTATGAAGCAGGTCCAATCGCCGAGCAACTGGATGGAATCTATAACTATTTAGCTAAGCAGATCATTCTTGCCAATCGGAAAAAGGATTATGTCTTAATTGAAGAAGTTTTGCAAGTGCTTGTACCAATTGTCCAGGCTTGGAATAAAGCTATGAAAATGAATCATGCTGCACCATCAGAGTCTGCCCGGAAATTGTCGACCTACGAAAGCCAGATTATGAGACAAACTAACTCCTGA